The stretch of DNA CACGCCTCGCTTGTTGAACTCGACGCCCGCTTTGTCGAGCCCGAGGCCTTCCACGTTGGGGCGACGTCCCAGCGCTACGAGCAGCGCGTCGACTTCGATCTCTTTGGTCTCGCCGCCGGTCTCGATGGTGATTCGCGTGACGTCGCCGGTTTTCTCGACCCGCGTTACCAGGTGATTCAGATAGAGATGGACTCCTTCGCGAAGCAACTGTTGGCGAATCACTTCGCTGGCGCCGGGGTCTTCTCGCGACAGCGGTCGTGACTGTTTCTCGATCGCGTGGACTTCGCTGCCAAAACGGCGAAAGGTCTGCGCCATCTCGGTTCCGATCGGTCCCATGCCAAGCACCGCCAATCGCGCCGGCAATTGCGGCAGCGAGAAGATCGTCTCGTTGGTCAGATAGCCGGACTCTTCCAGCCCGGGGATCGGCGGAATCTGCGGGCGGCTGCCGGTGGCGATCACGCAGCGCGAGAACTTAAGCGTCTGACCATCAACATGCACCGAATCGGGCCCCACAAACTTGGCCGAGCCGAGATAGACGTCGACTCCCAGATTCGCAAACCGGTGGGCCGCGTCATGCCGCGAGATGTCGGCCCGAGCGTGCCGCATTCGCTCCATCACCTTCTCGAAGTCGACCCGCGGATCACAGACCGGATCAATCCCGTAGGAGGAAGCGGTCTTAAACGCATGCGCCGCCCGGGCCGAGCGGATCAGGCTCTTGCTCGGCACGCAGCCGAAGTTCAAACAGTCGCCCCCTAACAGGCCGCGCTCGATCAATGCCGATGTGCCTCCCAAGCCGGCGGCGCCCAGCGCCGAGATAATCCCAGCCGAACCGCCGCCGATCGCAATCAGGTTGTACCGTCCGCTGGGGATTGGGTTGCTCCAATCGGCTGGATGGGCGTGTTTGACCAGAGCCGTGTTGTACTGGTCGGCAGGCTGCATTTCGATCGGATTCATGAGCGGGTCTATCTGGCCAAGGGGAAAACATCGGCGCTACCGTAGAGAAACATGGTAACGCATCAGCCGAGCGTCGGCTGCAGGCAGAAAAGAAGCCGGAGTCTTTCCGAAGACTCCGGCTGCGAAAGAAGTGAAAAAATATAGCTGGGCCCGTGGGGCGTGGTGCAGCGCATCCCTCCTTGGGGCGCTTTACAGCCGAAGATTTCCCACGGGGATCGGTCGGCTGGGCGGATCCTGTTCACCCCAGAATGTGAGGTGAGCAGGTCGCCGGTGCTTTGGTGCTAGACGACCAATTCCTTGATCACCTTACCGCCGTTGGCGATTTTCATCGGACGGCCGTTCTTGCTTGTGAAGGTCGTTTCGAGTGAAATGCCCATCGCTCGGCACACGGTCGCCATCAGGTCTTCGGCCGAGTATGGTTCGGTCTCGACGCGGGTACCGTCGGCGCTCGTTTCGCCAACCGCGATGCCGCCGTTGATGCCGCCGCCGCCGACGACGGTGCTCCAGCTGCGGGCCCAGTGGTCACGGCCGGTGTTGCCGTTGATCCGCGGGGTGCGGCTGAATTCGCCCATCCAGACGATGGTGGTGTCTTGCAGCAGACCGCGCTGTTCGAGGTCGGTCACCAGGGCCGACATCGCCTGGTCCATGACCGGCAGCTTGTTGTCGGACAAGGTGTTGAAGATGTTGGCGTGGTTGTCCCAGCCGCCCAGATCGACTTCGATGAATGGCACGCCCGCTTCGACGAGACGACGAGCGAGCAAGCAACCCTGGCCGAAGCCGTTGGCGCCGTACATCTCTTTCATCGCGTCGGGCTCTTCGTTGACGCGGAAGGCCTTCATCTGCTCGCTGGTCATCAGGTTGACCGTCTTGTTCAAGATCTTGGCGTGATCTTCGGCGGCCGGCCCACGACGTTGGCTGATGAAACCATTCTCGACCAGCTTCAGCATCTCGAGACGCTTGCCGAGCGTTTGGTCGCTCATGCCTTGCATCTTCAGATTGCGAACCTGACCGTTGCTGCTGACGGTGAACGGCGCCCAAGTCATGCCCAGGAAGCCCGGCCCCACGCTACCGCCGCCGACCGAAACGAACGGCGGGATTTCCAAGTAAGGACGTTGGTCGAACAGCTCGTGAGCGATGACCGAACCGTAGCCTGGGTGCTCGATGTTCGGGTTCGGGACGTAACCGGTGTGCATGTAGTAGCGACCGCGGCCGTGATCGGCTTCGCGGGTGCTCATCGAGCGAACGACCGACAGGTTGTTCATGACCTTGGCGGTCTTCGGCATGTGCTCGGTGATCTGCAGATCGCCGGCGGTCGAAATCGGACGGA from Blastopirellula retiformator encodes:
- a CDS encoding mercuric reductase, whose product is MNPIEMQPADQYNTALVKHAHPADWSNPIPSGRYNLIAIGGGSAGIISALGAAGLGGTSALIERGLLGGDCLNFGCVPSKSLIRSARAAHAFKTASSYGIDPVCDPRVDFEKVMERMRHARADISRHDAAHRFANLGVDVYLGSAKFVGPDSVHVDGQTLKFSRCVIATGSRPQIPPIPGLEESGYLTNETIFSLPQLPARLAVLGMGPIGTEMAQTFRRFGSEVHAIEKQSRPLSREDPGASEVIRQQLLREGVHLYLNHLVTRVEKTGDVTRITIETGGETKEIEVDALLVALGRRPNVEGLGLDKAGVEFNKRGVIVNDRLQTTNPRIFAAGDIAGSYQFTHAADAMARACLRNALFYGNERLSHMVMPRTTYTDPEVAHVGMTPGEAQEQGMKIDSYREELKNVDRAVVDGETNGFAVVHTIRGTGKVIGATIVASHAGEMIGEITLLMTTGKKLDTLASLIHCYPTQVEVLKRIADQYRRTKLSPLVKTLFQKWLAWRRR
- a CDS encoding DUF1501 domain-containing protein produces the protein MSIPTGMSRRHFMKHMAGASAMVAPAMMMGQSIRAHAADLTSRGKSCILLWMGGGPSTMDIWDLKPGQTTGGPFRPISTAGDLQITEHMPKTAKVMNNLSVVRSMSTREADHGRGRYYMHTGYVPNPNIEHPGYGSVIAHELFDQRPYLEIPPFVSVGGGSVGPGFLGMTWAPFTVSSNGQVRNLKMQGMSDQTLGKRLEMLKLVENGFISQRRGPAAEDHAKILNKTVNLMTSEQMKAFRVNEEPDAMKEMYGANGFGQGCLLARRLVEAGVPFIEVDLGGWDNHANIFNTLSDNKLPVMDQAMSALVTDLEQRGLLQDTTIVWMGEFSRTPRINGNTGRDHWARSWSTVVGGGGINGGIAVGETSADGTRVETEPYSAEDLMATVCRAMGISLETTFTSKNGRPMKIANGGKVIKELVV